In one window of Pseudomonas putida DNA:
- a CDS encoding RDD family protein: MEVSRTSLLMKRIGAYIIDYGTIVLLGLWLANQETLLFAGLELVFVYLFLYPLCEWLFKGRTPGKYVFGLAVINRAGGPPTLVQALIRGFMRHIDVPLGIITIFIYTQSARCQRIGDMLSRTYVIPSKDLAQLRATIQAPSL; encoded by the coding sequence ATGGAAGTCTCAAGAACGTCCCTTCTAATGAAACGCATAGGGGCGTACATCATCGATTACGGAACAATCGTCCTCCTCGGCCTGTGGCTTGCTAATCAAGAGACCCTATTGTTCGCAGGGCTTGAACTGGTCTTCGTCTATCTATTCCTATATCCCCTGTGCGAGTGGCTTTTCAAAGGTAGAACACCAGGAAAGTACGTCTTTGGACTGGCCGTCATCAACAGAGCAGGCGGGCCACCAACGCTTGTTCAAGCTCTGATCCGAGGGTTCATGAGACACATTGACGTACCTCTGGGGATCATAACGATCTTCATCTATACGCAGTCCGCACGGTGCCAGCGGATCGGTGACATGCTGTCTAGAACCTATGTCATACCGTCCAAGGATCTAGCCCAGCTACGTGCGACGATACAGGCACCAAGCCTCTGA
- a CDS encoding DMT family transporter — MNSLRTSLERHLQSGSLYAVLAALGFSFKAIFVKLAYAAGPVDAVTLLALRMGLSLPLFAWLVWASRGSASTPLTLGDGFRVAVLGLLGYYLSSLFDFYGLQFISAGLERLILFTYPTLVLIFQAIALRERPTPRTLVAMGLCYLGLGIAFVHDLGTAGGGHAVLVGSLWVFASAVTYALYYSGTGMMLKRMGSMRMAGLCGSASSLMVLAHYLLVADVTQLAQLPAAVWANAAMMALFSTVLPIYWVALAIQRLGPTHTAAVGNLGPVLTMLASWAILSEAISGYQIAGLVLVLLGVSRLKPAKPKVAEAQKAVA; from the coding sequence ATGAACAGCCTGCGTACCTCACTTGAGCGACACCTGCAAAGCGGAAGCCTCTATGCCGTCCTGGCCGCCCTTGGCTTCAGCTTCAAGGCGATCTTCGTCAAACTCGCCTACGCCGCGGGGCCTGTGGATGCAGTCACCTTGCTGGCGTTGCGCATGGGCCTGTCGCTGCCGCTGTTCGCCTGGTTGGTGTGGGCCAGTCGTGGCTCGGCGAGTACCCCGCTGACCCTGGGTGACGGGTTTCGCGTGGCTGTGCTCGGACTGCTGGGCTACTACCTGTCGAGCCTGTTCGATTTCTACGGTTTGCAGTTCATCAGCGCGGGGCTGGAACGCCTGATTCTGTTCACCTACCCGACCCTGGTGCTGATCTTCCAGGCCATCGCCCTGCGTGAGCGCCCTACCCCGCGCACCCTGGTGGCGATGGGGTTGTGCTACCTGGGGCTGGGGATCGCCTTCGTGCATGACCTGGGCACCGCCGGCGGAGGGCACGCAGTGCTGGTGGGGTCGCTGTGGGTGTTCGCCAGCGCCGTCACCTACGCGCTGTATTACTCCGGTACCGGAATGATGCTCAAGCGTATGGGCTCGATGCGCATGGCCGGGCTGTGTGGTTCGGCCTCGTCGCTGATGGTGCTGGCGCACTACCTGTTGGTGGCGGATGTCACCCAGTTGGCGCAATTGCCCGCTGCGGTGTGGGCCAACGCGGCGATGATGGCGCTGTTTTCCACGGTACTGCCGATCTACTGGGTGGCCCTGGCGATCCAGCGCCTTGGCCCGACACACACTGCGGCGGTCGGCAACCTCGGGCCGGTGCTGACCATGCTGGCGTCCTGGGCCATCCTCAGCGAGGCGATCTCGGGCTACCAGATTGCCGGGCTGGTCCTGGTGTTGCTGGGGGTATCGCGGCTCAAGCCGGCGAAACCCAAGGTGGCCGAGGCGCAGAAGGCTGTCGCCTGA